TCAAGCGCTGTTGCCATTTCTCGGTGCCGGTCAAACCCACAAAACGGGTAAGTACAAGAAGAACGTCGAAGCTGGCCTGTACTTCCTTACCCAGCAGATGAAGGTCAAGACCCAGATGGGTCTGCAGTGCGGCGACCTCGCTCAAGGTGGCGGCAGCATGTATTCGCACGGTATGGCCGCGATCGTGCTGTGCGAAGCCTACGCGATGACGCACGACAAGGGGCTGATGATGCCGGCCCAGTTGTCGCTCAATCACATCGTCTACGCTCAAGACCCCGTTGGTGGCGGTTGGCGGTATGGTGTCCGCACCCCGGGCGATACCTCGGTCGTAGGTTGGCAGTTGATGGCTCTCAAGAGCGGTCACATGGCTTACCTGCAAGTGCCGCCGGGAACGATCGTCGGCGCGAACAAGTTCCTCGACTCGGTGATGAGCGACTACGCTTACTACGGCTACACCGATCCAGGTCGCGGGCAAGCCACCACGGCCATCGGCATGCTTTGCCGCATGTACCTGGGCTGGAAGAAAGATCACCCGGGCATCGAAAAGGGGATCGAATACCTCAGCAAAACCGGCCCTTCTCCGGGCAACATGTACTACAACTACTACGCCACCCAGTGCATGCGTCACTACGAAGGGGAACATTGGGACAAGTGGAACGTCAAGATGCGCGACTCGCTCGTGAAGTCGCAAGAGAAGGACGGCCACATGAAGGGTAGCTGGGCCATGAAGGGCGATCACGGCACCGAACGTGGCGGCCGACTCTACTGCACGTCGATGGCCACCATGATTCTCGAAGTCTACTACCGCCACATGCCCATCTACGGCAAGAACGCTGCCGAAGACGAATTCCCACTCTAGTCTTCCCTATCTCTACTCCCTCGCCTCGGTACTCCAGGGAGAGGGGCTGCAGCTCAATCAACTAAGTCACCTCTACAATCCAAAACCTCTAAGCCCCGCCCACCACGCGGGGCTTGCTCGTTTCTTGCCCGACCTCCGCGCGAACACTCCACCCGCCACCGCGTCTTCCCTTCCTAACCCCAATCCCGCCGAAATGATCGTCTGCTAAGATATTTTCCATGCACAACTCGCCTCATCTGCCCGAAATGCCTACGGCCGAAAAGTTGGCTGCCGGCAAGAAACTGGTTCCCGTTTATCGCCGGCTGTTAAGCGATTCCCTCACACCCGTGAGCGCGTTTCATTTGCTCGACGACGGCGGCTATGCCTCGTTGTTCGAAAGTGTGATCGGCGGCGAAAAGGTCGGCCGCTATACCTTCCTGGCGATGGCTCCCTTCTTGTCGCTGACTGCTCGTGGCCAGCAAGTGAAGATCACGAGCGAGCAGGGGGAAGAGACGCTCACGCTCGAAGATCCACTGCTGGAACTGCGTCGCCGCCTGGCTGAGTTTCCCGCTGCACACTTGCCAGAGTTGCCGCCATTCACTGGCGGGGCGATTGGCTACTGCGCGTACGACGTGGTGCGCTACGTCGAGAAGACGCTTAAGCATCCGCCGCAAGACGATCGGCACCTGCCCGACCTCTGTTTTGGCCTGGTCGACCGGATGGTCGTGTTCGACAACGTCAACAAGACGCTCTATGTCATTGCGATGGCCCGCGTCGATAAGTTTGCCGGCAACTTTGCCGCCGCTTATGAGGACGCCCAGTCGCGTGTCGATGAATGGGTTGCCAAGCTATCGCAGCCCGCGCCATTGCCCCCCGCCGATATTCACCCGCTCAAAAAGCTGAGCTTGCAATTTCGTTCGAACACCACGCAGCAGGGCTTTGAAGATGCCGTGCGAAAGTGTGTCGAGTACATTCGCGCGGGCGATATCTTTCAAGTCGTGCTTAGCCAGCGATTGCAGCTGGAATTGAACTGCGAGCCGTTCGAAGTCTATCGCACGTTGCGGGTCGTGAACCCCAGCCCGTTCATGTTTTTCCTGCGTACACCGGAGACGACTCTCGTCGGTAGTTCGCCCGAGATCATGTGCCGCGTCTACGACGGCCGCGTGACGGTTCGCCCCTTGGCAGGTACTCGTCCGCGTGGCGAAACTGATGAAGCCGATAAACGGCTGGCCGAAGAATTGATGGCCGATCCCAAAGAGCGGGCCGAGCATGTGATGCTCGTCGACCTGGGGCGCAACGACGTGGGCCGCGTCGCGCAGTTCGGCAGCGTGAAGTTGTCGGACGTCATGGTCATCGAGCGGTACAGCCACGTGATGCACATTACCTCGAATGTGACCGGCGAATTGCGCCCAGAACTCGATGCCTTCGATGCGCTCAAGGCGTGTCTGCCGGCAGGAACTGTTTCCGGCGCGCCAAAGGTGCGAGCGATGGAAATCATCGACGAACTCGAACCGCATCGCCGCGGGCCTTATGCCGGCGCGGTGGGGTACATCGACTATGCCGGCAACATGGATACCTGCATCGCGCTCCGCACGCTCGTCGTGCAAGGGAACCAGGCTTACGTCCAAGCAGGGGCGGGCATCGTGGCCGATAGTAATCCCACCAGCGAGTATCAAGAGACGCTCAACAAAGCCCGCGGCCTGCTCTTTGCAATTGAATCGACCCAGCAGCGAGCAGCCGATTAGAGGTCTTCACTTCACTTGCGAGAAGCCGGTGCTGAAGACGAAGTATGCCGCCGCCACCATGCAACCGGCAGCGGCCAGATAGTTCCACTTGAGCGGTTCGCCGAGCATCCAAAACGAGACCGGCACGAACACGCCCAGCGTGATGATTTCCTGCAGAATCTTCAGCTGGCCGAAGTTCATCCCCGCCGCATGGCCGTAGCGATTGCCGGGAACTTGCAGGATGTATTCGAACAGGGCGATGCCCCAGCTGATGAGGATGATCACCACCAGCGTCTTGCTCTTGAGGAAGTCCCACTTCAGGTGCAGGTACCAAGCGCTGAGCATGAAGAAATTCGAAGCAACCAGCAGCGCGATCGACCAGGTGAGCGACCAGGTCTGCGTTTTTCCAGCGTCCATGCGGCGAACGATCCTAATGAATGAACAAGAACTGTTTGCTGTTGATAATCGCCCAGAGCAAATCCTGGTAGACCTCTTCGGCGTTATCGTGCTCGGTGAGGAACTCCTCCGCTTGCGTGCGTTCCGCAGCTGAGGGGAGGCGATTGAGCGTGGCGAGATAAATCTCTTCGACAATTTCAGCCGGCGACTTCTTCGCCTTAATCAGCTTGGCAATTCGTCCCTGCTTGTCCGAAATCTTGCTCGCCAGCGTATCGCCATTGAGCGTATGTAAGGCTTGCGCCAGGCTGGGGTCGAGGGGCCGTTCGCATTCGCACACGCTGACCCGCTTTGGCTTGCCGAAGGTGGCCAGGAAGTAATCGGCGTATTCGGCATCGGGAAGTTCAATGGCCCGCGTGCCGAGCGGCAGGTTCTTGTACTTCGTTTGCACCAGCGTCACGCGGTCGAGGGCATCCACCAGCGGCTCAGCCGTAAGACGCTTCACTGCAAAGTGGCTGTAGAAAACGGTATCGGCGGCATTGCTCTTGGTGGGCTGCGAGTCGAGTTGATACAGCCGCGAGTTCATGATCTCGCGCATGAGATGCTTTAGGTTGAAGTTACTCTCGACGAACTTCTTCGAGAGAGCTTCCATCAGCGCGGGATTGCTGGGTGGGTTCGTCGAGCGGAGATCATCGACGGGCTCAACCAGCCCGCGGCCGAGCAGATAGGCGACGTAGCGATTCACCACGTTATTGGCGAAGTAGGCGTTGTCTTTGCTTGTTAGCCAATCGGCCAGCGGCATGCGGCGATCGAGCGGATGTTCCATCTCGGCCGCTTCGAGGGCCTTGGGCTTCATCAGGGCGTTGGTGCGAGGATGCTTCACATCACCCGTATCGCGCACGACGACGACTTGCTCACCGCCAAAGAGGCCGAATTCTTCGCTGGTCTTCGTGCCTACGCGCGAGAAGAAGGCTGCGAGCCCGTAGTAATCTTCCTGGCTGTATTTCTCGAACGGATGGTGATGGCACTTGGCACATTCCATTCGCACGCCGAGAAACAACTGCGCCGTCGATTCGGCGAGGGCTGAGGAATCGCGATGAATGCGGAAGTAGTTGGCTGGCCCCACGCTATAGAGCGAACCGCGGGCCGTGATCAATTCGCGGACGAAACCATCGAACGGTTTGTTCGTGCGGAACGATTCGCGAATCCAGTTGTGCATCGACCACATCCCCTGCTCACCGAGACTGGCACTCGTGTTGCGCAGCAGGTCGGACCACTTGAGCGACCAATAGGCCGCGTAAGCATCGTTGTAGATGTCTTGGGCCGGATCGCCCGTTAGTCCCAGCAGTCGGTCGACGAGCTTCTTTCGCTTGTCCGGATCCTGCGAATCGATGAAGGCCCGCGTTTCTTCCGGCGAGGGAAGCGTGCCGATGGAGTC
Above is a window of Anatilimnocola aggregata DNA encoding:
- a CDS encoding prenyltransferase/squalene oxidase repeat-containing protein yields the protein MSTTSPSSPAPGNAPRARALASAPVSQAMPAQPAPAQPAAEEEAAEEEVASSGLGSGFFNKMTSSLVSFVVHFVVLVIMALMVVPPPPDNSKSIAVNSAPTPKEEKVEEFEEEKVELNLDQTVSTEQTNIVAQVATEMTEAVETPSPAMDVDAAPISVELSDFGEQTAPKNDLMATIGSFTGTGVAGRGEAARGAMVAKAGGNDASEAAVAAALEWLANHQMPDGGWNYDHRVGPCNARCNHAGTLTDCRTGATAQALLPFLGAGQTHKTGKYKKNVEAGLYFLTQQMKVKTQMGLQCGDLAQGGGSMYSHGMAAIVLCEAYAMTHDKGLMMPAQLSLNHIVYAQDPVGGGWRYGVRTPGDTSVVGWQLMALKSGHMAYLQVPPGTIVGANKFLDSVMSDYAYYGYTDPGRGQATTAIGMLCRMYLGWKKDHPGIEKGIEYLSKTGPSPGNMYYNYYATQCMRHYEGEHWDKWNVKMRDSLVKSQEKDGHMKGSWAMKGDHGTERGGRLYCTSMATMILEVYYRHMPIYGKNAAEDEFPL
- the trpE gene encoding anthranilate synthase component I; the protein is MHNSPHLPEMPTAEKLAAGKKLVPVYRRLLSDSLTPVSAFHLLDDGGYASLFESVIGGEKVGRYTFLAMAPFLSLTARGQQVKITSEQGEETLTLEDPLLELRRRLAEFPAAHLPELPPFTGGAIGYCAYDVVRYVEKTLKHPPQDDRHLPDLCFGLVDRMVVFDNVNKTLYVIAMARVDKFAGNFAAAYEDAQSRVDEWVAKLSQPAPLPPADIHPLKKLSLQFRSNTTQQGFEDAVRKCVEYIRAGDIFQVVLSQRLQLELNCEPFEVYRTLRVVNPSPFMFFLRTPETTLVGSSPEIMCRVYDGRVTVRPLAGTRPRGETDEADKRLAEELMADPKERAEHVMLVDLGRNDVGRVAQFGSVKLSDVMVIERYSHVMHITSNVTGELRPELDAFDALKACLPAGTVSGAPKVRAMEIIDELEPHRRGPYAGAVGYIDYAGNMDTCIALRTLVVQGNQAYVQAGAGIVADSNPTSEYQETLNKARGLLFAIESTQQRAAD
- a CDS encoding DMT family protein, which encodes MDAGKTQTWSLTWSIALLVASNFFMLSAWYLHLKWDFLKSKTLVVIILISWGIALFEYILQVPGNRYGHAAGMNFGQLKILQEIITLGVFVPVSFWMLGEPLKWNYLAAAGCMVAAAYFVFSTGFSQVK
- a CDS encoding DUF1549 domain-containing protein, which encodes MPVSRLPIAMLLLLVALQPARSFAADAALIAHPAEVKLQGNFARAQLVVVEADSSSGAQVTRKSNDISSLAKYESSDPAVVTVSAAGQLRAMKDGKAKIKVSQGSRTIEVPVTVAGIVEQPDVQYLEQIRPILAKNGCAMAACHAAQHGQGGFKLSVFGFEPDKDREAMVRDSIGRRVSLVDPEQSLMLLKPTMQTPHGGGRRLEKDSVDYQMLVAWIQGGAAKPAKTENAVTKLHVFPKERLGQVGMSQQLRVEAEYADGQRHDVTHWAKFDSLDDGVASVTRDGLVTTIGKGQGGVMVRFEGQADTTLFVIPYAETVELADWKDNNDIDKLAVTKFRELGIEPSPLCDDATFLRRASLDSIGTLPSPEETRAFIDSQDPDKRKKLVDRLLGLTGDPAQDIYNDAYAAYWSLKWSDLLRNTSASLGEQGMWSMHNWIRESFRTNKPFDGFVRELITARGSLYSVGPANYFRIHRDSSALAESTAQLFLGVRMECAKCHHHPFEKYSQEDYYGLAAFFSRVGTKTSEEFGLFGGEQVVVVRDTGDVKHPRTNALMKPKALEAAEMEHPLDRRMPLADWLTSKDNAYFANNVVNRYVAYLLGRGLVEPVDDLRSTNPPSNPALMEALSKKFVESNFNLKHLMREIMNSRLYQLDSQPTKSNAADTVFYSHFAVKRLTAEPLVDALDRVTLVQTKYKNLPLGTRAIELPDAEYADYFLATFGKPKRVSVCECERPLDPSLAQALHTLNGDTLASKISDKQGRIAKLIKAKKSPAEIVEEIYLATLNRLPSAAERTQAEEFLTEHDNAEEVYQDLLWAIINSKQFLFIH